The window GGGGTccttgaagaaggcgccggcggcggacagCTTCTTGTACTCGGGGTGGGTGGCGAGCACGTACGGCTTGACGTTGGCGAGCAGACGGACGCCGTGGGCATGGGCCTCGCGCGTGAAGGCGCGCGGGTCCGGGAAGCGGTGGTAGTTCCACGTGAAGACGTTGCGGGTCTTGggctccttctcggcgacggtgtaCCCGGAGCTCATCtggaaggccgagaaggggATGTCGTGCTTCTCGCAATTCTTGACCCAGCCCATGATGGCGTCGTGGGCGCGCGGGGCGTCCATGGCGCTGTACttcatgccgccgccgatgtaGCCCATCATGTAGCGCGGCACGCGCAGCGGGAagccgacgagctcggcgtacgagcggacgacgtcggcgacggtactgccgacgatgaggtactcctcgaggccgccgtggGATTGGCGGTGCACCTTGTAGGCGCCCCACatgccgtcgagctcggaTCCGATGGACCAGGTCGAGCGCGAGTGGGCGGTGGAGAagatgccgacggcgccctcgcggGTGACGTTGATGAGCAGCGGGATGTGCTTGTAGAGCGGGTCGGTGCGGTAGGCGTCGTAGCCAAAGGTGTCGCTCGCCGAGATGAGGAAGCCGCGGCCGCTGAGGTCCATGGGcgcggccttctcgccgaggccgacgtggAGCGTGCCCTTCTTGTAGACGGAGTAGTGGGCGATGCcggggccgtcggcggcgtaTGAGCGGAATGGCAGGTCCGCGTGGATGGGCTTGCCGGAGTCATCGTGGCCGGCGTAGAGGGAGACGATGGGGGTGTTGGACCattcgacgacggccttggcggcaGATGTGGTGAAGGACTGGGTGTTTTCTGACGTCTTGACCTCGACATCCGTGGGTGCCGAGTCAGTGACGGGCTTGTGTGCGCTGGGGAAAGGAGGGATGGGACGGGATTTGGAGGTGACGGTGGTGCGGAAGACTGTCGGCCGCACGACCTCGAATGTGAATGTGAAGGGCTCCGTCTGGCCGTCTGAGGACTGCAGCTCAATCGAGGCAGTTGAAGCAGCGCCCTTGGCCTCTTGGGGCGCGTACTTTGAGGGGATCTTCTCGCTCTGGAGAAGCATCTTGAAAGGTTATGGTCTGGTGGAGGGGGGTTTATCCAGAATTTAGTCTTGAAAGTGGGAAGATGAGACCAAGTCTTTAGATCTCCcagagacggagagagagagaggtctTGGTGCAGAGCGGAGTGGACGGAAGTATGGCGGGGTTTGGAAATGGGTGTTGAGGTTACGTGTGAGTTTTATAAGGAGAAGCGGATGCCAGGAGATCGGTCCGGTGAAGGTGAAGATTCTGAGGCCATGCCCGATGTCGCCTTACGACGGGATGGCATCGTGAGCTACTAGAGTCTGGGTAGACTTGGCAAACTCTCGACTTGCACCGAACTCGTGCGAATGGTGTCCCGAGAGACCTCGATTTCACGGGTCGCCGGCTCGTTCATTGGAGAAGAGGCGTCCCCAGAGCTGTCCCGACATGCACATCCCCGGACGGAATCAGGGGAGACGGCTGATGGCTGCTGTCACGAACGATGGGAAGAACCAATGGGGGTCGGGATCTTGACTCGTGGGTGGAGGAGGTTCACAAGTTGCCGTGTTGTTGCGTCGTTTGTGTTTGTTGCGTCGTGTCTAAAGCCGACACAAAAGCGGTTAGCGGCCGACCCGAAAACGGCTAGCTGCCGactccggcgccgccccaaATGGAGTAATCAGCCGCCGCTCCGCTGCGGGGGAGTATGGGGCTGCGGGGTATGGGGATGGGGACGGGGACGAATCGGAGAGTGTCTGTTGCCGTGACTCCACTTTGTATCTAAGCGAGAGTCACGTGTCGTGTCCCGATTCCGCCGGTCCCGGCAATATTCGGCATTTCACGGGCAATGAAGCCCGGGGTTTACGACGGACATGCGTATGTGTGCAGTTTGTCACGTCCCAAGTTCCCCCTTCATGATGCTCATCACGATGGACTTCGGTCATCTTCCGGCTCTTGGGGCACGCTTCCTTGGTCTATTGGTCCTATCATCCTTCCACTTTTGCCTCAGCCGTCCAACCAAGGTCAGGTCCTCCGCTTCTTCCTCCACATCTTTCCCACATCCATGATTCTCCCCAATGTCTGGGGATTCTCTCCTCACTTTCCTCCACGAAAACGAGGGCTCCCCAAAGTTCCCCGCGCGGAGAAGCCGCTTCGCTATGTGGGGGATATGTATCCATTCCCAATCTTTCCACGGAGTCGCGATACTGCGAACCGTGAATTACCCTCAATGTTGTGGGTTCGTACACATTCCTTGCACAAAATCCCAAACTGGCCAACGATGGATACTTTTGAAGAGATGCAACAGACCTTTATGGCCTCTAAATTTCAACATCACATCATCGCATTGCCCTTAATCTCTGATATGGCCGGCGATGTGCTCGTTGTTCGCTGACCTCAAAGAATCGTCCGCTTCATACATGTTGCTCAAGGTCTCGCCCATTTACCGAGCCAATCGGGGATAACTCAGTTTCATCATCACTCAGAACAAGCATTTGGAGGCTCGCTGGCACCCATCCTAGCTGTCTTGGCCGACTTGGCCCCCGGCagagccgccgcccccctAAAACCCTGTCCCAATGCTTTGAGGCACAAACCAATGACCACCATGAGACGAACCAGCCCCCTGCCacttctcctcggcgactgAATCGTAACCAGGGTCGTCAGCCGCTGTGCTTTTGGACGGATGCCGCCCATATCTTGACTGCCCTTCCCTCGTCTCTTCCACCCTCTTGGACCTTGGTTGCTATCGGCTCATGGTCTAATGAAGTGATTTCCACCTGAGTTCTGAGCCTGTTTCTCCTCAAGAAAcaacccccttccccccccttttgtcCGAGGCCACCAAAAACAAGTCACcatgcccgccgccgaggaaccCAACAAGACACCCGTCGACCAGGTCGAGCACGCTCCCGCCCACCCGGCCAACCACCGccgcgatgccgccgcagagCTGCTCGGCAAGTCTGGCGCCTCGCCCGAAGAccgtgtcgtcgtctcgcccgccgacgacgcccgcgTCCTGCGCCGCAtcgacctcgtcatcctcccccTGATGCTCTTCGTCTACTTCCTGCAAGGGATCGACAAGTCCACCCTCGCCTACGCCTCCGTCTTCGGCCTCATCCGCGACACgggccttgtcggcgaccAGTACAGCTGGctcggctccgtcgtctACCTGGCCCAGCTCGTCATGCAGTTCCCGCTCGCCTGGCTGCTCGTGAAGCTGCCCATCGGCAAGTTCACGAGCGCCATGGTTGCCTTCTGGGGCGTCACGCTGTCGTGCATGGCCGCCGCTCACAACTTTGGCGGCCTGCTGGCCGcgcgcttcttcctcggcgtcttcgaggcCAGCGTCGCGCCGTCGTTCGTCGCCATCACGCAGATgtggtggcggaggcgggagCAGACGCTGCGGATCAGCTACTGGTATGCCATGAACGGCTTCACCAACATGGTGTGTATCGACCGCTACACTCAAGAGACCTCGCCCATCCCCCTCTAACACCTTGCAGTTTGGCAGCCTCATCACGTACGGTCTCGGCCACATCTCGTCGCCCCTCAAGGAATACCAGGTCCGATTCTCCCCGTTGTCTCGCATCACCACCACGCATCACTAAACACCGCGCAGATCATCTTCATGTTCTTCGGTATCATCACGGTTGTCTTCTCCGCCGTCATGTTCCTGTACATGCCCGACTCccccgtcgaggccaagtTCCTCAACGACCATGACAagctcatcgccatcgagcGGCTCCGCATGAACCAGCAGGGCGTCATGTCACGCGAGTGGCGCTGGGATCACTTGAAGGAGAGTCTGCTGGATATCAAGACCTGGTTCTGGTTCGCCCTGGTCTTTTCCATCTCGTAAGCTTGGGACCCTTCCCGTCTACCGACACGCCCAACTAATAACACCCTGGTAGCATCCCCTCTGGCGGCATTTCCACTTTTGGTCCCCTCATCGTCAAGTCCTTCGGCTTCGACTCGTTCCAAACAATCCTCTTCAACATCCCCTTCGGGTTCGTTCAACTCGTCTCCACAGTCGGCGGTTCCTGGATAGCAACAAAGATCCACAAGAAAGGGCCCGTCATCGCCGGGCTCTGCATCCCTCCTATTGCCGGATGCGTCATGTTGATGGTTCTTCCCACCGCGGGCCAACAAGCTGCGCGTCTGACGGGATACTACCTCATCTCCGTCTACCCGGGAATCAGTGAGTCCCTATATCCGTCTGCCTTCTTCCCGCAACCTCCCCCGAGTAACACATATCTACAGCGCCCCTCATCTACTCTTGGTCCGCCGCCAACACGGCCGGCGACACGAAGCGGAAGTGCACGTCGGCgttcctcttcgtcggccagtccgtcggcaacgtcgtcggcccGCTTCTCTACAAACCGGCCGAGGCGCCCAGGTACACGCGCGGCCTGACGTCCAACCTCGCGCTGTACtgcgtcatcgtcgtcctggtggcggcgacgagtcTGTACCTCGCCTTCCTCAACCGGTCGCAcagccgacgccgagtcGCGATGGGAAAGagcgccgtcatcctcgacacCAGCTTGTActccgccgtcgaggccgagaagatgcAGCGGgaccaggcggcggcggcggcggcgggacggCAGGCTGGGCAAGAGGGCCACGAGATGTCCGCGGCTGGCGAGGAGAACGCGCAGGAGGACGTAGGCGCGAGGGCCTTTGACAACTTGACGGATCTGGAGAATGAGGagtttgtgtttgtgttttAGGTGAGAAGAGTGGACCTCTGGCCTTGGATCGCATTCTATATTCAAGGTTGAATAATGATACCCATGTCAGCTTGACCAAGACATGTAGATTTCAAGATCCTCTGTGAATCCGATTGCTACTAGCAGCTATTTACTCGTCCAGAACCTGTATTACGGCAGATTCCATCACGAAACAACACAAAAGGCTGCCCCGGTTCTCACAAAGACAGCGCAGACCTGTGCTGACTGGTCTCATCACATAGTCTCCCACCAGATCCCGACCACCCTGACCCTTTGCTCAGCCGTAATGCCACGTACAGATCACGTACCAGCCGCTGTTCGCTTAAATCAAACCATTCGATGTGCTGTGGTTATTGATTGCTGCTCACAAGACGTTGTTTAGTGCGTGTTCAGCACGAAGTCTCGCcactcgtcctcgacgatcGAAACATGGCCCGGTCTCGAACACGGCCAACCACACACAATTCGTGTTATCAAACCAATGCTGCCGCCGCAACACGTGGCGCGCTCCATGCGAAGGAAACGATCACACACGTGCAACATGTCGGCAAGGGCAGTGTCTGCTCCAAATTCGACCTTGCGATCCTTCGCCGCGGACGTGCCGAGACCCGATCCTTCGGGCCCATGGCGTTGGGACTTCCTCAGCCCTAAGAGGAGCTACGCTGCCGAACGTGCGTCTGGCCACGTGAAGATGCTCTTGGCGACCAGGCCGGATTGTATGAAGATAAGTCTACTGCTTGGGGAAAAAACTTATAAAAGTTCCCGCTGCCAGATTCAACCTCCATACCTCCCGAATGGCAGTGAAATATAGAGGAAGCGGGCAAGTTTCATCTATGAAGACCAGACGCTGTCATACTGTATATGGGCCACCAACACTTTAACCGTACAACTCGCAGGATGAGACATCCGGACCCAGTCCAAAGATGAAGGGGCGGCAAGGGAGCGAGGGGTAGGGGGCGGTCGTCCCAGAGTCCAATGCTAAATGCTCAGGAACGCCACGCTTACTTACTTGACTCCCTAATTAGCAGACCGGCCTCAGCCGCAACGAACGGAGCCCAGACTCGTTGAACGCTGGGCTagcgtcgccgccaaaggGGTCTGGAATCGCAAATCTGGCACCTCCgttctcctcgccgttgGTCACGAAGCCAAGATCCTAGCCCGCATTGCCGAGCAGTGCGTCCAGCAGGCTGGTCCACTAAGCTAGCTCGAAGACCGCGGCGTTTCCTAGTGTTAGTGGCGCGTGGCCAGAAAGCTTGATTATCATGTGTACGACGACGGCTGGAGCAAATGAGGAATGGACCCGCAATCTCAGCTCTCATCCGCTTGCGGACGCCTCTCTGGGCCGAGGTTTTGATCTTCTCTGCTGGCAGGGCTGATGAGCGAAATCAACTCAATCCGGCTCTCCGCCAGCAGAGTCCAGAATGAATGAAATCTCTCAAGGACCGTCGGGCGGAAAGCCGTTGCCCTAACGCAGGAGTTTGTTCCTGTTTGGGCAGAGACTGCGTTAAAAACGTGTGGCACGGGTTGGGTTTAAAATCTCACCattccccccttcccaccccATATTCCCTTTCATCTCTCCGTCGCAACACCTCGTGAGACAGCTCAATCACCCGCGGATCGTACCTCCAGCGCCATGGCGCCTACCATCGCGaccctcatcatcggcgccgggcCCAGCGGCCTCTGCGCCGCCAAGACGCTGCTCCAGCACGAcccggcggccgagatgctcatcgtcgacggccgcccgtccgtcggcggcgtctggTCCAAGGAGACCATCTACCCGAACCTCAAGACCAACAACTTCGTCACGGGCATCGACTTCTCCGACTTTCCCATGGACTACGAGCGGTTCGGGCTCAAGATGTACCAGCACGTGCCCGGCTGGGTGATGCACGAGTACCTGACCGAGTACGCCAAGCACTTTGGCGTCTGGGACAAGATCCGGCTGAACACGCGCGTCGTCCGCGTCACGCGccccgaggacggcggcgagtggagggtcgacgtcgaggagaaggacggggCGGCGAGCACCATCACCTGCGCGCGCCTCATCGTTGCGACGGGCGTCCTCACCGTCCCACACGTGCCCGACTTCGCCGGGTCCGAGACCTTCGCAGCGCCCATCATCCACTCGTCGGACCTCGGCCCCCAGGCGGACCTCTTCGCGTCCCCGGACATCACGACGGTGgcggtcctcggcggcagcaagtCCGCCTACGACGCTGTCCAcctggcggcgtcgacgggccACAAGGTCCGCTGGGTGATCCGCCGCTCCGGGCGCGGGCCCGTGTGGGTGGCGCCCGGGTTCACGCAGCTCGGCCCCTTCAAGGTGTGGCGCGAGCGGCTCGTCACGCGGCGCATCTGCGCCTTCATGTCGCCGTGGCTGTTCCCGGACTTCTCCGGCCTCGAGTGCGTGCGCCGGTTCCTGCACGAGAGTGCCGTCGGGAGGGTCGTCAGCCGGGCCTTCTGGGGGCTGATCCGGCACGACACCATCAACGACTGCGGGTACCAGACGGACGAGAGGACCAAGGTGCTGCAGCCCGAGCAGAACCAGTTCTGGTCAGTATTCCTTCTTTTATTTTGTGAATAAAAAacgaaaaaagaaaaaagagcCAGTCGGGCAGTCAGTCCTGGGTGTCAAGTTTCATGGCTAATCGAGATGACGATGCACAGGTACGGCACCGCGTCTGGCATCCTCAGctttgacgacgacttcTTCGAGTACGTCCGCAACGGCACGGTGCAGATCCACCGCGAGGACGTCGACCACCTCTCGGATCACCGAgtccacctcggcgacggcacgaccttcgccgccgacttgCTGGTCGCGTCGAcgggcttctcctcgaaGCCAACCATCGACTTCGAGCCCGCGTCGCTGCACTCGGACCTCGGCATCCCAACGACGTCCCTGGGCCCCAAGCAGGCGGCTTTCTGGGCCGAGGCAGACGCCAAAgcggacgccgtcgtcggcgcgcGGTTCCCGCGGCTCCTGGACGGGCCGTTTCAGAGcccgacgtcgtcgaagccgcgGCCGTTCCACGCGGGAGCCTCGGGCGAGGTGCAGCACACGCCGTGGCGGCTGTACCGGGGCATCGCGCCGCCCGGGCTCGCGGCGCGCGACGACCGGTCGCTCGTGTTCATCGGGGCCTTTAGCAACCTCGCCAACGTGATGCGGCTCGAGGCGCAGTGCCTGTGGATGCTGGCGTACTTCGAGGACCGGGTggcggcgctcgaggcggacAGGCGGGCCGGGCGGGTGTTTGAGGAGACGGCGGTGTTCCAGCGGTGGGCGCAGCACCGGGCGCCGTACGGGCACGGACGATGCTATCCGGACCTCGTGTTCGACCAGTTGCCGTATTGGGACATgctgctcggcgacgtcggggTGGAGACGCGGCGCAAGGCCGGCGTGTGGGCCGAGCTGTTTGAGAGCTACACGCCGGTGGACTACCGCGGGATTGTGGACGAGTGGATCGCGCAGAATCGGTGAGGCCGGAGGAGCTTGTGATACCCTAGGTAGTTTAATGATGCAACCACAGGCTTTTTGTTGGATTGACGTAGAGTGAAGGGATGAAAAGGGGTTCAGATGGTAGCTTATTGCAGTTGGTGATGTTTGACTTGCGACCCAGCGAGCGATCACTTTATCCGCAGTCGCTCGCTAGTAGAAAGGCGTATTGTGTTTGCTAGTCCAACTACCCAACTATTGTGCTCCTAATAATGCCGAAACTCTTTCAGTAAATGGTACTGCAGACAGAGTCAATCAACCAACACCAAAAAAATCCGTTCCACCCAACGCTGTCGTTTGGGGACTAAGAGGAAAAACTCAAACAGTCAAAACAACAAAAGATGGACGATCAgggaatcgaaccctggACCTACCGCATGCTAAGCGGTCATTATACCACTAAACCAATCGCCCAGGGATGATCTAGCCCGGACTTGAACCGGAGACCTTCAGTGTGCTCAGCTCGCCGAAGTGAGTCGACGAGGTGTTAGACTGACGTGATAACCAACTACACCACCAGACCATGTGAATTGTTGAAAGGGTCGGCGGGCCAAGAGATTATGATTGCTGGGTGGGAATATTCGGCGGTGTGTGTGGAATGTGGAATATCGTAGTGTGGGGGCTGCGAGATGAGAAGCGAGGGATGAGAGGGGGGAACCCTCCCCAAGATGCAGAGGCGGGCCGAGATGCAGGGTGGGTGGCATTCAACGACGCGGACAGGGGGTGTCGTTGGGTGCTATGGAGGGATGGATCGGGAAAACAACAACGCGCGTCTTAAGCAGCTTAGATGCGCATTCACATTGTTCTCCAAGTCGATGAACCTAAGCAAGGGAGCCATGGAGACATTCACTGCATCCCTCTACCCTACCTACCCCAAAGACGTTGCCGTGTAGGAACCACCACCCTTCGTTCAATGCATCGACTTACGCAACCAATCAACGCGTCCTCCGTCAAGTCAAGGGCGCGTTCAAACCGTGACGAGCGTCGCGGGGACTCGGGTCGGTTTCTTGTTTGGAGAgaccgcgccggcgccggaaACGATTGGTCGACGCGCCTGGACGGATCCCCGGCCGGGCGGGGCCGGTATGGGGTCCGGCAGGGGACCGGTGGCGACTAGTCCCAAATAGGAAATGAGTAAACAAGAGACATATCAACAACTTTCTGCCGACAGagggctgggggggggggggggggagcgtGGATTAACAAACAAAACATGTACGTTGGCGCTGGAACAGAACGTAGTCAGGAAACCAGGGAGCCAGAGACCTTTCTTTAAATCTTGCGTCTTTTCTCTTGACACTACGGCCAGTGGCCTTCCCTCGTTAATCCTCTCTTGTCCTCAATCACTACGGACTTTGTTGTCGAGGACATTCGGGTGCTTTCACGATGACCAACGACGACCTCCCCATCGCGCTGCGGCGCACACGTCGGAGCTTGCCTGGGACGATTGCCACCGTAGCTTCATCAACAcaaccaccgccgccccccgTGGCATCACAAGCCGCGCATAAGAAGACCCCGAAGCGCCGAGTACGCTTCTCGGACCCAGGACCCTCCGCCTCGACACCACGCACAACCACccgcgcctcctcctccaccggcCTCACACCCATGATCAACCGCACGTTTCTCGACCGCCACACGCCATCCagctcccgccgccgctccaCTACGCCCTCAGCAAGCGGCGGCACCGCCCCGCGCCCGACGACGGACCTACCCGTCAGCGGCGAGGTCCACTTCCTGCCCCTCCGCCAGGTCCTCTCGGGCCGCGTCCAGCGACGCATCCGCCGCAACGGGCTCAGCGAGGAGATGAACGCCATCGCCTccgagcgccgccgcgccgcaaaggacgcccaggccgaggtcgagcgcCTGCGCCGCGACCTCCGCcagaaggacgccgaggtctACGAGCTGCAGAACGCcaccgtcgtcctcgacaccGAGCGCATCTGGgccctcgagcaggaggTCGAGTCTCTGCGCGCCCGGCTGGAGGACAGGTcccccgcggcggcggcggcggcggcggcgaggagggaggaggaggggcggaACTGCTTTGACTGGACGCTCGCGGCGCGGGACCccttcgccgacgacttcATGGAGACGGacaccgtcgaggccgagtccGTGTGCGGGGACCGCGGGGTCGTGCAGATCGGCGACGAGACCGTCTTCGGCGACGCGACGATGGCGGATATCGTCTGCAGCACGCCCTCGCGGGTGCGTTCGTCGTTCctgacgccgccgctcacgagccccgtcgccgcggggccgtcgacgccctcgtctcgcaagaagacgagggaaGCCCACCCGCTGTCGGACGCCGGCGTGCAGGCCAACTTCCCAGACCCGGAGAAGCAgcggctcgacgaggacgtggCGTCGCTGCGCCTCGAGGTCTCGAAGCTCACGGGCACCCTCGAGTCCTACTCCGCCCTCACCGACCGTCTATCAGAGAAGCTCTCGTCAGTGACGCCGCTCGAAACCTTGGCTGACCCCTTGGCGACGATCGAGTCGCaagtcgccgccctcctccgcaCGGTCTCGGACCGCAcggcggccctcgtcgacctcgacgcgtccctcggcgcgctgggcttccccggcgccgatgcGTCCGAGGTCATCGCCTCTCTCGCCTCAGCGCTGCGCACCGCCCGCCTGGAGCTCGAGTACCTCACACCCGGCGAGATCACCCTCCCGCTGTCCTcgcacggcggcgaggtcctcgacctcctcctgACGCGGCTGCGGGACCTCGCGCGGCGCGCccgggaggacgaggcgtCCATCGACGAGTACCACGAGCTCGAGCTGTCGCTGCGGCAGCAGCTCGGCGCGCGGGTCGCCGCCAtgggcgagctcgaggaagagctgCGTCGGGCGCGGGAGGCCCTCGGGGCGCGGACGGAGCGCGTCGCggagctcgagctcggcgtcgagcggCTCAAGGGCGCGGTGGCGGGCTACGTGCGCGACCTCGGAGAGCtggagggcgtcgtcgggcggATGGAGGCCGAGAACCGCGACGCGATGGCGACGCGGGACGCgcaggtcgaggtcgggcgGCGGGTGCTGCGGGCCAAGGAGGACGCGATCGCGAAGCTGGAGGCGAAGCTGTCGGACGCGACGGCGCTGGGCCGGTCGCTGCGCGTGcggctcgaggaggcggaggcggcgaggacgagggaggTGGGTGAGGTAACGCGAcggggcggcgcggcgctcGCGGTGCGGGACGCGCGGGTCACGGAGCtgagggaggaggtcgacCGGGTGAACGAGCGGTTGCGGGCGGCGCACGAGGGGATCAAGGACCTCAGGGTCGAGAAGAGGGAGTTGGAGGGCGAGATGGTGCgcgagagggaggcggcgaagcGGGTTATCGAGGAGATGAGGGGCGAGCTGGAACGGGTCGTCGGCATGAGCAGGGAGTTCCTGGGGCCGGGGTCGACGGAGGGCGGGGACGGAGGGGTGGGACCGGCTTCCGGAGCCGAGGGTGGAGCGGAGACCGGGGCGAAGAGGGGGCGGCTGCTTACCGGGGACCTGGCGAGGCGGTCGTCGgggcggaagaagaggaggtaTGACAGCGGCTTGGGGTtcttggacgaggatgaggttGATGCGTGAAGCGTGGAGTTTAAATACATGTATATGTCCACAGTCTGGACAGCTTTGGGTAGATGGTGGATGGCGTCTAGGCGCGTTGTTCGATCGTTTACATCGTCATCACGACGACCCTTCTTTCATTTGTTAGTTCGGTAGACCTTTTGGAGGCGTTGGAATGTAAATCATAGGGCTTTGCATCTCTTGAACCCGCATGCGTCCCCATTCGGGTGATGGAAGAGTTCGAACTCTCTTGTTAATGGTCACA is drawn from Colletotrichum destructivum chromosome 6, complete sequence and contains these coding sequences:
- a CDS encoding Putative major facilitator superfamily, MFS transporter superfamily; translated protein: MPAAEEPNKTPVDQVEHAPAHPANHRRDAAAELLGKSGASPEDRVVVSPADDARVLRRIDLVILPLMLFVYFLQGIDKSTLAYASVFGLIRDTGLVGDQYSWLGSVVYLAQLVMQFPLAWLLVKLPIGKFTSAMVAFWGVTLSCMAAAHNFGGLLAARFFLGVFEASVAPSFVAITQMWWRRREQTLRISYWYAMNGFTNMFGSLITYGLGHISSPLKEYQIIFMFFGIITVVFSAVMFLYMPDSPVEAKFLNDHDKLIAIERLRMNQQGVMSREWRWDHLKESLLDIKTWFWFALVFSISIPSGGISTFGPLIVKSFGFDSFQTILFNIPFGFVQLVSTVGGSWIATKIHKKGPVIAGLCIPPIAGCVMLMVLPTAGQQAARLTGYYLISVYPGITPLIYSWSAANTAGDTKRKCTSAFLFVGQSVGNVVGPLLYKPAEAPRYTRGLTSNLALYCVIVVLVAATSLYLAFLNRSHSRRRVAMGKSAVILDTSLYSAVEAEKMQRDQAAAAAAGRQAGQEGHEMSAAGEENAQEDVGARAFDNLTDLENEEFVFVF
- a CDS encoding Putative flavin monooxygenase FMO, FAD/NAD(P)-binding domain superfamily; this translates as MAPTIATLIIGAGPSGLCAAKTLLQHDPAAEMLIVDGRPSVGGVWSKETIYPNLKTNNFVTGIDFSDFPMDYERFGLKMYQHVPGWVMHEYLTEYAKHFGVWDKIRLNTRVVRVTRPEDGGEWRVDVEEKDGAASTITCARLIVATGVLTVPHVPDFAGSETFAAPIIHSSDLGPQADLFASPDITTVAVLGGSKSAYDAVHLAASTGHKVRWVIRRSGRGPVWVAPGFTQLGPFKVWRERLVTRRICAFMSPWLFPDFSGLECVRRFLHESAVGRVVSRAFWGLIRHDTINDCGYQTDERTKVLQPEQNQFWYGTASGILSFDDDFFEYVRNGTVQIHREDVDHLSDHRVHLGDGTTFAADLLVASTGFSSKPTIDFEPASLHSDLGIPTTSLGPKQAAFWAEADAKADAVVGARFPRLLDGPFQSPTSSKPRPFHAGASGEVQHTPWRLYRGIAPPGLAARDDRSLVFIGAFSNLANVMRLEAQCLWMLAYFEDRVAALEADRRAGRVFEETAVFQRWAQHRAPYGHGRCYPDLVFDQLPYWDMLLGDVGVETRRKAGVWAELFESYTPVDYRGIVDEWIAQNR